The Rahnella aquatilis CIP 78.65 = ATCC 33071 genomic sequence GGATATCGGCAATGTCCGGGAACCAGTCAGCCCCTTCATCACACAGATAATGCACCGCATTACCGCCTGATAAGGAAACGGCGGCCGTCCACAACGGATAATCAGGCGCAGGGACTAACATTTCGTCGCCGGTGTTGAGCAATGCCTGCATAGACTGAACAATCAGTTCGGACACACCGTTGCCGATATAGATATCTTCGACCGTGATGTCACGCATGTCGCGCGCCTGGTAGTGCTGCATGATCGCTTTACGTGCAGAAAACAGACCTTTCGAATCACAATAACCCTGTGCGGTAGGAAGGTTGCGGATGACGTCGACCAGAATTTCATCTGGTGCATCAAAACCGAACGGCGCGGGGTTGCCGATGTTCAGCTTGAGGACTTTATTACCTTCTTCTTCAAGACGTTTTGCTTCTTTGAGCACCGGGCCGCGAATGTCATAACAGACGTTGTCCAGTTTGTGGGATTTTTCAATCGGGGACATGTAAGTGAGAGCCTTTTGCAGTAAAGCCTGTTCTTCCCTGGTGCAGAGCGACCGTAGAACAGTGCGAAGGGCTCAATTTACTCTCCCGCAGAGGGCATGAGAAGGGCTGTGCACCGCTTTGGTGAAAAACAGCAGTAAAGCAGGCTGTGGCGGGGTATTACCGTAGGGTATAAGAGGCTTAATGGTTTATTGTGCTGCGTAATGTGATTTTTGTGATTTTATATTTTGCAAATGTATGCTTTGTGAACAATAAATTCACTGTTTTTGCTGCGTTCCATCCGCTCCCTGACGTATCACTGAGTTGTCTTTATGCGCAGAACATCATGAAATCTTACCAAAGCTCGACAAATTCTGAAAAAAATGCAGGAAGCTTTGTTTTAGCGCTAAAAAACCTTAACAGGAGTTAGTTTTATTAATCTAATGATTAATAGCAAGTGCTGGATGAATGATCATGTTCTAAGTAAAGTCTTAAACGTATTTCCTGAGATTATGTAAATGCTTTTACAGCATATATTTTAGCAAATCGGTGTAAGTGAAATTTTATGAAACGAGAAAAATCTTAATGTTAGTTAAACATAAGCTTTCGGGCATAAAATGATTATTCATGTGACTCAATGAATTTATTGAATTATATTTTTAATAGTCAGTTTTATTGGTTAATTTACCTTATGTTTCCGTGCAATGCTATTGCGGGATATCCGCTTTATGTCAGCGGCAGGCGGTATTGTGAGGGATATGGAATGGTTTGTAGAGAAAGGTTATATTAAATAAGGAACTCTAATCATTTAGACTTTGTGTGGGATTATTATGCACAGGTTTAATGACGGAATGCTCACAATGACGAAAACTTTCATGCACAAATATTTCTCAATTTAGGTTATCAAATGAGTGAGTATCCGACATATCTGGTATTCTGCCTTTTGCGGGTACTTTGACGCACTATCAGGGTAGCTTGTTATTAGATTCTATAAAGTGAAGAAAAACTATGACAATTGCAAATCGTCCAATCCTCAATCTCGATCTTGATCTGTTGAGGACATTTGTAGCTGTTGCTGATTTAAATACGTTCGCTGCTGCTGCTGCGGTGTGTCGTACTCAATCGGCGGTAAGCCAACAAATGCAACGTCTAGAACAACTCGTTGGAAAAGAACTGTTTGCCAGACATGGACGCAATAAATTATTAACTGAACATGGTATTCAGTTATTGGGGTACGCACGCAAAATCCTTCGTTTTAATGATGAAGCCTGCACCTCTTTGATGTACAGCAACGTTCAGGGCGGGATAACGATTGGTGCGTCAGATGATACTGCTGACACCATTTTACCTTTCCTGCTCAGCCGCGTGACGTCCGTATATCCCAAGTTGTCTATTGATGTCCGCGTTAAGCGCAGTCCTTTCATGTTGTCGATGCTCGAAAGTGAAGAAGTGGATTTGGCCATCACCACGATGACGAACACCGATCACCCGCATATCGTTCTGCGTACATCGCCAACACTCTGGTACTGCTCAGCTGATTTTGCGTATCCCTCCGGCGACAGTGTTCCGCTGGTGGTGCTTGATGAGCCAAGCCCTTACCGGATGATGGCGATAGAGCACCTGAATCAGGCAGGGATCCCGTGGCGTATTGCTTATGTTGCGTCGACATTATCGGCAATTCGTGCAGCCGTGCGTGCGGGTCTGGGTGTGACAGCTCGCCCCATCGAAATGATGAGTCCTGAGCTGCGTGTTCTGGGTGAACAGGACGGTTTACCACGTTTGCCGGATACGCAATATGTGTTGTACAAAAATGCCCGTTGTGAGAATGAACTGGCAATGGCGATTTTCAATGCAGTTGAGCAAGGGAATGATCCCTATTCTCTCAGTGCCTATGGTCCGCGTCCGGTAGTGGATGATGATCATGAGTTCCTGGCAGACTCTCCAAGTTAAGATAATCCCCCGGCTTTACCTCCCGCCTCCATCTGACGGGGCGGGGGTAAAGGTTTCTACCTCTTTAGGGGTGATAAACTTATCTTTTTAGTCATTTTGTTTAATATCTTTCCTAAAACCCCTATTTTCCTTTATTAACCTTTCTCTTTCCGCGTCATGACTGTCATTCTCATCAGCTATCAACGTAGTAACTGTCGCAAAATACTGTCTTTTTTCAGGTTAAAAAAAAGCATCAAATTTTTCCGCTAATCGCTTGTCGTTTTTTGAAAATCAATAAAACTTGTTAAATGTGTGCCTTTTTATCTACCAAAATTGACAGAACTCTGACACAGATCAAAAAAATAACCCCATTAAGAGAGTGGAAGCGCTGTCTATTCCTGCGACAATAGTAAAGTTCGAAAGATGCAATAACTCCCGTCACAGGCCCATGCTTTATCACAGTATTTAACTGACACGATTTAGCTTATGTCCCGGCGCATGATATGTTAATTAAATGCTAAGCATGTAAACTAATGTGGAGATACTTTTGTCAAAGTTGACAAAAGGTTATAGAAAAGGGTAAAAAGCCCACAACAAATCACTGGCTTAATCCCTTGTTGAGCCGTGAACTGTGTGGTTTTTAATCCTTCCCTTGAATCGATGTGGTGCGCAAGCTGCCGACCTTACAGAGCAGATGCCAAAGTGCCACTTTTGATGAGTAAGCAATGAGTATGTCAACAGCCACTGAAGTCATCGCTCAACACTGGGCGTTCGCCGTTTTTCTTATCGTCGCAATGGGCCTTTGTTGCCTGATGTTACTGGGCGCTGCGTTTCTTGGCGGGAGAGCCAGAGCGCGATATAAAAACACGCCTTTTGAGTCAGGTATCGCCTCCGTCGGCACTGCCCGGCTGCGTCTTTCCGCCAAGTTTTATCTGGTCGCCATGTTCTTCGTCATTTTCGACGTTGAAGCCTTGTATCTCTATGCATGGTCAACGTCTATTCGCGAAAGCGGCTGGACCGGATTCGTTGAAGCCACCATTTTCATTTTGGTACTGCTGGCTGGTTTGTTCTATCTGGTGCGAATTGGCGCACTCGACTGGACACCTACACGTTCGAAAGGACCTGTTAAACCAAGCCCGGCGATTAATACCAACAGTCACCCTCAGTAAGCAGTCATAGCGAGGCATTAAGATGGACTATACGCTCACCCGCATAGACCCGGACGGTGAGAACGACCGTTACCCCCTGCAGTCTCAGGAGGTCGTCGGCGATCCTCTTCAGGAACAGGTTAAACGCAGCGTCTTCATGGGAAATCTCCAGGAATCACTGCATGGCATGGTGAACTGGGGTCGCAAAAACTCCCTTTGGCCCTATAACTTCGGTCTTTCCTGCTGTTATGTCGAAATGGTGACGTCATTCACTGCGGTGCATGACGTTGCGCGTTTTGGTGCAGAAGTGCTGCGTGCTTCACCCCGCCAGGCTGACTTTATGGTGGTAGCGGGAACTTGCTTCACCAAAATGGCCCCGGTTATTCAGCGTTTATACGATCAGATGCTGGAACCAAAATGGGTGATTTCGATGGGCGCCTGTGCGAACTCCGGCGGCATGTACGATATTTACTCTGTGGTGCAGGGTGTGGATAAGTTCCTGCCGGTCGATGTGTACATCCCGGGATGTCCGCCACGCCCGGAAGCCTATATGCAGGCTCTGCTGCTTTTGCAGGAATCCATTGGTAAAGAACGTCGCCCATTGTCATGGGTTGTTGGCGATCAGGGTGTTTACCGCGCGAATATGCAGTCTGAAAAAGAGCGTAAACGTGCTGAGCGTATTGCCGTGACAAATCTGCGTTCGCCGGACGAGATTTAACACTGCGGTCTGAGAGTCAACCCTGAGGGGCGGTGTCTATGAATATCCCCCTTACGGCATAAATGACCATTTTGTGTGGTGAAAAAAATATGACAGATTTGACGACGCAAGATTCCGCCCTGCCAGCATGGCATACCCGTGATCATCTCGATGATCCGGTTATCGGCGAATTGCGTAACCGTTTTGGGCCAGAGGCCTTTACTGTTCAGGCGACCCGCACCGGAATTCCCGTGGTGTGGTTCAAGCGTGAACAGTTACTGGAAGCGATTACCTTTTTACGAAAACAGCCAAAACCTTATGTCATGCTTTTCGATTTGCATGGCTTTGATGAGCGTTTACGTACACACCGCGACGGTTTACCGGCTGCGGATTTTTCCGTTTTCTACCACCTGATCTCGGTTGAGCGTAACCGGGACATCATGATCAAAGTGGCGCTGGCAGAAAACGATCTTCATGTTCCGACGATCACCAAAGTGTTCCCGAACGCTAACTGGTACGAACGCGAAACATGGGAAATGTTTGGTATTACCTTCGATGGTCACCCGCATCTGACGCGCATTATGATGCCGCAGACCTGGGAAGGGCATCCGCTGCGTAAAGACTATCCGGCGCGCGCCACCGAGTTCGATCCTTATGAGCTGACCAGGCAGAAAGAAGAACTCGAGATGGAATCGCTGACCTTCAAGCCTGAAGACTGGGGCATGAAGCGGGGTACCGATAACGAGGACTTTATGTTCCTCAACCTCGGTCCTAACCACCCGTCTGCGCACGGTGCATTCCGTATCATCCTGCAGCTGGATGGCGAAGAGATTGTCGACTGCGTACCTGACGTGGGGTATCACCACCGTGGTGCTGAGAAAATGGGTGAGCGCCAGTCATGGCACAGCTACATTCCTTACACGGATCGTATCGAATATCTCGGTGGTTGTGTTAACGAAATGCCTTACGTGCTGGCTGTTGAAAAACTCGCCGGTATTGTGGTGCCGGATCGCGTCAACACTATTCGTGTCATGCTCTCTGAACTGTTCCGTATCAACAGCCATCTGCTGTACATCTCTACGTTTATTCAGGACGTGGGCGCAATGACGCCGGTGTTCTTCGCGTTTACCGATCGTCAGAAAATCTACGATCTGGTGGAGGCGATCACCGGTTTCCGTATGCACCCGGCCTGGTTCCGTATTGGTGGCGTAGCGCATGATCTGCCGAAAGGCTGGGAGCGTTTGCTGCGTGAGTTCCTTGACTGGATGCCAGCCCGTCTGGATTCCTATGTCAAAGCGGCACTGAAAAACACCATTCTGATTGGCCGTTCCAAAGGCGTTGCTGCCTATAACGCAGACGATGCGCTGGCCTGGGGCACCACCGGTGCTGGCCTGCGCGCAACGGGTATCCCGTTCGACGTGCGTAAATGGCGTCCGTATTCTGGCTACGAAAACTTTGACTTTGAAGTGCCGACCGGGGACGGCGTTAGTGACTGCTATTCCCGTGTGATGCTGAAAGTGGAAGAACTTCGGCAGAGCCTGCGCATTCTGGAACAGTGTTACAAAAACATGCCGGAAGGCCCGTTCAAGGCGGATCACCCGCTGACCACGCCGCCACCGAAAGAGCGTACGCTGCAACACATTGAGACCCTGATCACGCACTTCCTGCAAGTGTCGTGGGGGCCGGTGATGCCTGCGCAAGAATCTTTCCAGATGGTTGAAGCAACCAAAGGGATCAACAGCTATTACCTGACCAGTGACGGCAGCACCATGAGCTACCGCACCCGTGTCCGTACGCCAAGTTTCCCGCATTTGCAGCAGATCCCGTCCGTAATCCGTGGCAGCCTGGTATCCGATCTGATCGTGTATCTGGGCAGTATCGATTTTGTAATGTCAGATGTGGACCGCTAACGATGACAGATATCAATAAAGACTCAGACGTTCAGTACATCAACATCAGCGAGCCTGTGGCACCGCCGGTGTTCGTGCTGAGTGACGCTGAACGTGAAGCGATTGAACACGAGAAACATCACTACGAAGATGCCCGCGCGGCCTCGATCGAAGCGTTGAAAATCGTACAAAAAGCGCGTGGCTGGGTGCCGGACGGCGCTATCTACGCGATCTCCGATGTTCTGGGCATTCCTGCCAGCGACGTTGAAGGTGTGGCGACATTCTACAGTCAGATCTTCCGTCAGCCGGTCGGACGCCATGTGATCCGTTACTGTGACAGCGTGGTGTGCCACATCACCGGTTATCAGGGGATCCAGGCCGCGCTGGAACAACAGTTGCACATCAAGCCGGGCCAGACGACCGAAGACGGACGTTTTACCCTGCTGCCGACCTGCTGCCTCGGTAACTGTGATAAAGGCCCGTCAATGATGATTGATGAGGACACGCACAGCCATCTGACGCCAGAAGCCATCGGCCAGCTACTGGAGCGCTACGCATGACATACACCCCGAGACATATCGAACGCACACCGGAGATGCACCCGCTGACCTGGCGTATGCGTGACGATAAACAACCTGTCTGGATCGACGAATACCGCAGCAAAAACGGTTACGTCGGTGCGGAAAAAGCCCTTAAAGGCATGGCACAGGAAGAAATCGTCAATCTGGTCAAAGACGCTGGCCTGAAAGGGCGCGGTGGTGCAGGTTTCTCCACGGGCCTGAAGTGGAGCCTGATGCCGAAAGACGAAAGCATGAATATCCGCTATCTGTTGTGTAACGCTGATGAGATGGAACCAGGTACGTATAAAGACCGGTTGCTGATGGAACAAATGCCGCACCTGCTGGTGGAAGGCATGCTGATCTCCGCATTCGCGCTGAAATCGTATCGTGGTTACATTTTCCTGCGTGGCGAATATATCGAAGCTGCGGTGAACCTGCGTCGTGCGATTGCTGAAGCGACTGAAGCAGGTCTGTTGGGTAAAAATATCCTCGGCACCGGGTTTGATTTCGAACTCATTGTTCACACCGGGGCAGGGCGTTACATCTGTGGTGAAGAAACCGCGCTGATCAACTCACTGGAAGGCCGTCGTGCTAACCCGCGTTCCAAGCCACCTTTCCCGGCGTCAGCCGGTGCCTGGGGTAAACCGACCTGTGTCAACAACGTCGAAACCCTGTGCAACGTGCCAGCGATTCTTGAGCACGGTGTGGACTGGTACAAAGGTATTTCTGCGGGCAAAAGTGAAGATGCTGGCACTAAACTGATGGGTTTCTCCGGCCGGGTAAAAAATCCGGGTGTCTGGGAACTGCCGTTTGGGACTACTGCACGTGAAATCCTTGAAGAATATGCCGGTGGCATGCGTGATGGCCTGAAATTTAAAGCCTGGCAGCCGGGCGGTGCGGGGACTGACTTCCTGACCGCTGACCATCTGGATTTGCCGATGGACTTTGCCAGCATTGGTAAAGCCGGCAGCCGTCTGGGTACGGCACTGGCGATGGCCGTCGACAATGAAATCGGCATGGTTCCGCTGGTGCGTAACCTGGAAGAATTCTTCGCCCGTGAATCCTGTGGCTGGTGTACACCGTGCCGCGATGGTTTGCCGTGGAGTGTGAAAATTCTGCGTGCGCTGGAACGCGGCGAAGGCCAGCCGGGGGATATCGAAACTCTTGAGCAGCTTTGCCGCCAGCTTGGCCCGGGCAAAACCTTCTGCGCACACGCGCCGGGTGCCGTGGAGCCATTGCAGAGTGCGATTAAATATTTCCGGGAAGAGTTTGAGGCGGGTATCGCCAAACAGCATTACAACAACGCGCGTGCGATTGCGGGCATTCAGCCAAACAATCTGCTGAAAGAGCGCTGGTAGTGAAGGCAACAGGCAGCGGACGTGAGCCCGCTGTGCGCGAAATCTCAAAACAAGAGACGCGTGGTCGTTTGTTTAACGCCAACCCGGCAAGAATTTTTGATTAACGCCCACTTAGTGGGCCACGTGGAAGCATGCTGACTATGGCTACGATTCATGTAGACGGCAAAGAATACGATGTAGACGGAGCGGACAACCTGTTACAGGCTTGCCTCTCTCTCGGCCTCGATATTCCTTATTTTTGCTGGCATCCGGCGCTGGGAAGCGTCGGCGCTTGCCGCCAATGTGCGGTTAAGCAATACCAAAATGCGGAAGACACGCGCGGTCGTCTGGTGATGTCATGTATGACACCTGCGTCTGATGGCACCTTCATTTCCATTGATGACGGAGAAGCGAAAGAATTCCGTGAAAGTGTCGTGGAATGGCTGATGACCAATCACCCGCACGACTGTCCGGTGTGTGAGGAAGGCGGTAACTGTCACCTGCAGGATATGACGGTGATGACTGGCCACAGTATGCGCCGTTACCGTTTCACCAAACGTACCCATAACAACCAGGATCTCGGGCCATTCATTTCTCATGAAATGAACCGCTGTATCGCCTGTTACCGTTGCGTCCGTTACTACAAGGATTACGCGGACGGCACCGATCTGGGCGTTTATGGCGCGCACGACAACGTCTATTTCGGTCGTCCGGAAGATGGCCCGCTGGAAAGCGAGTTTTCCGGTAACCTGGTAGAAGTGTGTCCGACCGGCGTATTCACCGATAAAACACACTCCGAACGCTATAACCGTAAATGGGACATGCAGTTTGCGCCAAGCATCTGTCAGCAATGTTCTGTGGGCTGTAACACCAGCCCGGGTGAGCGTTACGGCGAACTGCGTCGTATCGAAAACCGTTATAACGGTACCGTAAACCATTACTTCCTGTGTGACCGCGGTCGTTTCGGATACGGCTACGTGAACCTGAAAGATCGTCCGAAGAAACCCTTGCAGTTGCGTGGTAACGACTGGATCGAACTTAACGCTGAACAGGCGATGCAGGGCGCGGCAGATATTATCCGTCAGGCCAAGAAGACCATCGGTATCGGATCTCCTCGCGCCAGCCTGGAAAGCAACTTTGCCCTGCGTGAACTGGTCGGAGCCGAAAACTTCTATACCGGTATCAACGCGGCAGAGCAGGGGCGTTTGCAACTGATGCTGAACATTCTGCGCAACAGTGGTGTGCGTACACCGGCGCTGCGCGAAATCGAAGATTATGATGCCGTTCTGGTACTGGGCGAAGATTTAACGCAGACCGGTGCACGTATCGCATTGTCTGTACGTCAGGCCGTGAAAGGTAAAGCCCGCGCGATGGCAGCGGCTCAGCGTGTTGCCGACTGGCAAATCGCGGCCGTGCAGAATATCGGTCAGCATGCCAAGCATCCGTTGTTTATCACCAACGTGGATAACACCAAGCTCGATGACATCGCCGCTTACAATTACCGTGCCCCCGTTGATGAGCAGGCGCGTTTCGGCTTTGCGATCGCTCATGCGCTGGATAATTCTGCGCCAGCCGTTAACGATCTGGCTGACGGTCTGAATAAGAAGATCGATGTGATCGTGCAGGCGCTGACCGGTGCCCGTAAGCCCCTGATCATTACCGGTACCCATGCCGGTAGCGATGCCATTATTGAAGCGGCCGCCAATATTGCCAAAGCATTGAAAGCGGCAGGCAGCGATGTCGGCATTACTTTCGTGGCTTCTGCAGCCAACAGCATCGGTCTTTCGATGATTGGCGGCGGCTCGCTGGATGACGCACTTGAGTTGCTGGCCCGCGGTGATGCGGACAGCGCGATTGTGATGGAAAATGACCTTTACCGTCAGGCACCTGAAGCGAAAGTGAATGCGGCGTTAGACAATGTGCAGAACCTGCTGGTCGTTGACCATCAGCGTACGCGCATTATGGACAAAGCCAGCCTGATCCTGCCTGCGGCAAGTTTTGCAGAAAGTGACGGCACGCTGGTGAATCAGGAAGGCCGCGCTCAGCGCTTCTTCCAGGTTTACGACCCTGCTTACTACGACACGACTGTGACTATGCTGGAAAGCTGGCGCTGGCTGCACTCGCTGCATTCCACCATTAACAGTCGTCATGTTGACTGGACGCAGTTGGATCACGTTATTCAGGCGTGTGTTGCTGCGTTGCCACAACTGACCGGTATTGTTGAAGCTGCACCGGATGCCACATTCCGTATTCGTGGTCAGAAACTGGCGCGTTCTCCAATCCGTTCGAGTGGTCGTACTGCGGCACGCGCGAATATCAGTGTGCACGAACCGCGTCAGCCGCAAGATAAAGACACTATGTTTGCCTTCTCAATGGAAGGGAACAACAGTCCGACGGCCAACCGTAATCAGGTGCCATTTGCCTGGGCACCGGGCTGGAACTCCCCGCAAGCCTGGAACAAATTCCAGGGCGAAGTCGGTGGCAGCTTGCGTTTCGGTGATCCGGGTGTGCGTCTGTTTGAAGCTGGCGAAGCAAATCTTGAATACTTTACTGAGATCCCGGCTGCCTTTACGGCGCAGAGCGATAACTGGCGTGTAGCGCCTTACTATCACCTGTTCGGCAGTGAAGAAATGACACAGCGCTCGAAGGTTATCCAGCAACGTATGCCAGAAGCTTACGTGATGGTTAACCCGGCAGATGCCGCGCAGTTAGGCGTGAACGCAGGTTCTCAGGTGGAATTCACCTGTGCCGGTCAGACACTGACATTGCCGGTTCGTCTGAGTGAAACATTGAGCCAGGGCCAGGTTGGCCTGCCGCTGGGCTTGCCGGGGATTCCGCCGGTGCTGGTTGGCGCAACGGTTGAAAATCTGCGGGAGGCAGCACAATGAGCTGGTTTACACCTGTCGTGATTGATTCGTTGATCGCCGTTCTGAAAGCTGTCGTGATCTTGCTGGTCGTGGTGACCTGCGGGGCCTTCATGAGCTTCGGCGAGCGCCGCTTGCTGGGCCTGTTCCAGAACCGTTACGGACCCAACCGTGTCGGCTGGGGCGGTTCTCTGCAACTGGTCGCTGACATGATCAAGATGTTCTTCAAGGAAGACTGGGTTCCTAACTTCACCGACAAAGCCATCTTTACGCTGGCACCGATGATTGCGTTTACGTCCCTGTTGATCTCCTTTGCGATCGTTCCGGTCAGCCCGACCTGGTTCGCCGCAGACCTGAACATCGGTATTTTGTTCTTCCTGATGATGGCCGGTCTGACCGTCTATGCGGTGTTGTTCGCTGGCTGGTCCAGTAACAACAAATACTCGCTGCTGGGTGCGATGCGTGCCTCTGCCCAGACGCTCAGCTACGAAGTGTTCCTCGGTTTATCACTGATGGGCGTCGTGGCACAAGCGGGTTCTTTCAATCTGCAAGACATCGTCAATTCTCAGGCGCATGTGTGGAACATCATTCCGCAGTTCTTTGGCTTCGTGACCTTTGCGATTGCCGGGGTTGCTGTTTGCCACCGTCATCCGTTTGACCAGCCGGAAGCCGAGCAGGAACTGGCCGATGGTTACCATATTGAATATTCCGGTATGAAATTCGGTCTGTTCTTCGTGGGGGAATACATCGGTATCGTGACGGTCTCTGCGCTGATCGTCACCTTGTTCTTCGGTGGCTGGCAGGGGCCGTTCCTGCCGCCGTTTATCTGGTTTGCGCTGAAAACTGCTTTCTTCATGGTGATGTTCATTTTGATCCGTGCTGCTTTGCCGCGTCCCCGCTATGACCAGGTGATGTCATTTGGCTGGAAAGTTTGCCTGCCATTGACCTTGCTTAATCTGCTGGCGACCGCTGCGGTCATTTTGTACAACGCGCAATAAGGGGTGATGAAACCATGACATTGAAAGAATTAGTGGTCGGGTTCGGTACCCAGGTTCGCAGCTTGTGGATGATAGGCATGCACGCCTTCGCCAAGCGCGAAACCCAGATGTACCCTGAAGTTCCGGTCAATCCACCTCCGCGTTATCGTGGCCGTATCGTGCTGACGCGCGACCCGGATGGTGAAGAGCGCTGCGTTGCCTGTAACCTGTGTGCCGTAGCTTGTCCGGTAGGCTGTATTTCTTTGCAAAAAGCAGAAATGAAAGATGGCCGCTGGTATCCGGAAT encodes the following:
- the nuoI gene encoding NADH-quinone oxidoreductase subunit NuoI, yielding MTLKELVVGFGTQVRSLWMIGMHAFAKRETQMYPEVPVNPPPRYRGRIVLTRDPDGEERCVACNLCAVACPVGCISLQKAEMKDGRWYPEFFRINFSRCIFCGLCEEACPTTAIQLTPDFELGEFKRQDLVYEKEDLLISGPGKYPEYNFYRMAGMAIDGKSKGEAENEAKPINVKGLMP